One Drechmeria coniospora strain ARSEF 6962 chromosome 01, whole genome shotgun sequence genomic region harbors:
- a CDS encoding phosphatidylinositol/phosphatidylglycerol transfer protein translates to MKVSIALVYLSACLAPAAALPGVLPSTSSDVLANTGLKIPGDSPLNLCTGDHSKDIVVVDRVDLSPNPPSPGRALVIKASGTVKKTIEKGAYINVVVKLGLITLINKKLDLCEQLGNVNLQCPVQPGKLDITKSVDLPGAIPPGKYNVRADAYNANGEKMTCLTATLELKIGRATVEELK, encoded by the exons ATGAAGGTCTCCATCGCTCTCGTTTACCTGTCTGCCTGCCTCGCCCCTGCAGCAGCACTTCCCGGCGTTCTCCCCAGCACGTCGTCCGATGTCCTCGCCAACACAGGCTTGAAGATCCCGGGAGATTCTCCATTGAACCTGTGCACCGGCGATCACAGCAAGGATATCGTCGTGGTTGATCGAGTGGACCTCTCTCCCAACCCCCCATCCCC AGGCCGAGCGCTCGTCATCAAGGCCAGCGGAACGGTCAAGAAGACGATCGAAAAGGGCGCTTATATCAACGTCGTTGTCAAGCTTGGCCTTATCACGCTTATTAACAAGAAGCTTGACCTTTGCGAGCAGCTTGGCAATGTCAACCTCCAGTGCCCCGTCCAGCCTGGCAAGCTCGATATTACCAAGAGCGTTGACTTGCCCGGGGCCATCCCACCG GGCAAGTACAATGTCAGGGCCGACGCCTACAACGCCAACGGCGAGAAGATGACATGCCTGACCGCCACCCTCGAGCTCAAGATTGGCCGCGCGACGGTCGAAGAACTGAAATGA
- a CDS encoding ATPase, V1 complex, subunit F, eukaryotic has product MASQADFKDRQFLAVIGDEVSASARPSETKPPRRPPRHRPRRQATDGESPAQDSVTGLLLAGIGHVTAGADAQKNFLVVDSKTDNATIESAFNRFTQERKDVGIVLINQHVADRIRHRIDTYTAAFPTVLEIPSKDHPYDPEKDSVLRRVRRLFGE; this is encoded by the exons ATGGCATCGCAAGCAGACTTCAAGGACCGGCagttcctcgccgtcatcggggACGAGGTGAGTGCGTCCGCTCGGCCGAGCGAAACGAagccgccgcgacggccaCCGAGGCATCGGCCAAGGCGTCAAGCGACTGACGGCGAATCCCCTGCACAGGATTCGGTGACGGGACTGCTCCTCGCAGGCATCGGC CATGTCacagccggcgccgatgcgcAAAAGAACTTCCTTGTCGTCGATAGCAAGACGGACAACGCGACCATCGAGTCGGCCTTCAATCGATTCACCCAAGAGAGGAAAGATGTCGGCATCGTGCTGATCAACCAGCAC GTTGCCGACAGAATTCGACACCGCATCGACACGTACACCGCTGCCTTCCCCACCGTGCTCGAGATTCCCAGCAAAGATCATCCGTACGACCCGGAGAAGGACAGCGTGCTGAGACGAGTGCGACGCCTGTTTGGCGAATAA